One segment of Candidatus Binatia bacterium DNA contains the following:
- a CDS encoding ABC transporter substrate-binding protein: MKTPSVRCLAVFLLAVLIPVFSADVQERIRITYANNSLSFLAAFIAKDRGFYLRNGLNAELVQARPAVNIAALVSTDADYAEVFGSAIRSAARGAPVRAFSTSIKAPFFSLVVHPSIKSFKDLKGRVIGVTSIGGTNQISGRLMLEHFGVDPDRDVKFLAIGEEKFVVEAFRLRRVDAILVAPPFSILMKREGFAALANTADVVSIPLAGLSATVDKIKQNRSQVKRVLKSEIEALRSLREDAAGSTEIIRKRFAMDETMARESYAVVVNAFSRDGRVDQTGVENLLEIERKAGLSKTVTVEHVIDASIAEEVLKEMGR; this comes from the coding sequence ATGAAGACGCCATCGGTTCGCTGCCTTGCAGTCTTTTTACTTGCCGTCCTGATTCCGGTTTTTTCTGCCGACGTGCAGGAGAGAATCCGCATCACGTACGCGAACAATTCGCTCTCGTTTCTCGCCGCCTTCATCGCCAAGGACCGCGGCTTTTACTTAAGGAACGGCTTGAACGCCGAGCTGGTGCAGGCGCGTCCGGCGGTGAACATCGCCGCGCTCGTCAGCACCGACGCCGATTACGCCGAAGTATTCGGCTCGGCGATCCGCTCCGCGGCGCGAGGCGCCCCGGTGCGGGCGTTTTCCACCAGCATCAAAGCGCCGTTTTTCAGCCTGGTCGTGCATCCCTCGATCAAAAGCTTCAAGGATCTCAAGGGCCGCGTGATCGGCGTCACGAGCATCGGCGGCACCAATCAGATCAGCGGCCGGCTGATGCTGGAGCATTTCGGCGTCGATCCCGACCGCGACGTTAAATTTCTCGCGATCGGCGAGGAGAAATTCGTCGTCGAGGCGTTCAGGCTCCGCCGCGTGGACGCGATCCTGGTCGCGCCGCCGTTTTCGATTCTCATGAAGCGGGAAGGGTTCGCCGCGCTGGCGAACACGGCGGATGTCGTCTCGATTCCTCTCGCGGGTCTCTCCGCGACGGTGGACAAGATCAAGCAAAACCGCTCGCAGGTCAAGCGGGTTTTAAAATCCGAGATCGAGGCGCTGCGATCCTTGCGCGAGGACGCCGCCGGCTCTACCGAGATCATCCGCAAGCGCTTCGCGATGGACGAAACGATGGCGCGCGAATCCTACGCGGTGGTGGTGAATGCGTTCAGCCGGGACGGCCGCGTCGATCAGACGGGCGTGGAGAACCTGCTGGAAATCGAGCGCAAGGCGGGTCTTTCCAAGACCGTCACCGTGGAGCATGTTATAGACGCATCCATAGCGGAAGAGGTTCTTAAAGAAATGGGGCGCTAG
- a CDS encoding ABC transporter substrate-binding protein — protein MRNIERTGKPLNKRMATVFGLVLLAGFLTAGTARAETIHLGYSGTGVSGTLRRVIEREKLWQKRGLDVKPIYFGSGSVMSQAMIAGDVIVTDSDVPAQLSPKVAGILDVRVIAVTINRLEHYLIVRSNIKTAEDLKGKRIAISRFGSASDVTTRLALRFLKLNPEKDVAILQSGNTPTRITALVGGHVEGALVSPEQVYKVLASKCCRVLADLSELPLDYARFGIVAPVAVLQTRRETLRKLLESYIDGIHAFKTRPEVALAAMRQEGVEDPQAAKEVYARLAGSLREYPIPELKGIQAALDSIVTSKEKNPQAKDFIDTSLLEEIKKSGYIDKLYKK, from the coding sequence GTGAGGAATATCGAAAGGACGGGTAAGCCTTTGAACAAGCGCATGGCGACGGTTTTCGGCCTGGTTCTTCTGGCAGGCTTTCTGACCGCCGGGACGGCCCGCGCGGAGACGATCCATCTGGGCTACAGCGGCACGGGCGTCAGCGGCACGCTGCGCCGCGTGATCGAGCGAGAAAAACTGTGGCAAAAGCGCGGCCTCGACGTCAAGCCCATTTATTTCGGCAGCGGCAGCGTGATGTCGCAGGCGATGATCGCCGGCGACGTTATCGTCACCGATTCCGACGTGCCCGCCCAGCTCAGTCCAAAGGTGGCGGGCATCCTGGACGTAAGAGTGATCGCGGTCACGATCAACCGGCTCGAGCACTATCTCATCGTGCGCAGCAACATCAAGACGGCCGAGGATCTCAAAGGCAAGCGCATCGCGATCAGCCGCTTCGGTTCGGCGTCGGACGTGACGACGAGGCTGGCGCTGCGCTTCTTGAAGCTCAATCCCGAGAAGGACGTGGCGATTCTTCAGTCGGGCAACACGCCGACGCGAATCACGGCTCTGGTCGGCGGCCACGTGGAGGGAGCGCTGGTGAGTCCCGAGCAAGTCTATAAAGTGCTGGCTTCGAAGTGCTGCAGAGTGCTGGCGGATCTTTCGGAGCTGCCGTTGGATTACGCGCGATTCGGCATCGTCGCTCCCGTAGCGGTTCTGCAAACTCGGCGGGAGACCTTGCGAAAATTGCTGGAGTCCTACATCGACGGCATCCACGCCTTCAAAACCCGGCCGGAGGTGGCGCTCGCGGCGATGCGGCAGGAGGGGGTGGAGGATCCGCAAGCCGCCAAAGAAGTTTACGCCAGGCTTGCCGGCAGCCTGCGCGAATACCCGATACCCGAGTTGAAGGGCATCCAGGCGGCCTTGGATTCGATCGTCACTTCGAAAGAGAAGAATCCTCAGGCCAAGGACTTCATCGACACGAGCCTTCTCGAAGAGATCAAGAAGAGCGGCTACATCGACAAGCTGTATAAAAAATAG